The Spirosoma radiotolerans genome has a window encoding:
- a CDS encoding rhodanese-like domain-containing protein yields the protein MSTHTYTDITLPELEELRNQPHTAIVDVRDEWEFDEFNIGGLNIPLPDIRARKAEILPYQTLIVICTNGVRSRVAAKDLRRQAEFQDQTIYHLHGGIIEAVD from the coding sequence ATGTCTACACACACATATACGGATATAACCTTACCTGAACTGGAGGAACTTCGTAACCAACCACACACGGCGATTGTCGATGTGCGGGATGAGTGGGAGTTCGACGAATTTAATATTGGTGGCCTTAATATACCGCTCCCTGACATTCGCGCCCGAAAAGCGGAAATCCTCCCCTACCAGACGCTAATCGTCATTTGCACCAATGGCGTTCGAAGCCGGGTAGCTGCCAAAGACTTACGTCGGCAAGCTGAGTTTCAGGACCAAACGATCTACCACCTGCACGGCGGTATAATAGAAGCCGTTGACTAG
- a CDS encoding bestrophin family protein has translation MIIYKNKGLFPSIWHFHTGPTAKALLRQLIVIAVYVTLVTIGEMTFLDIRLKDTPGSFLSAMGILLSLLLIFRTNTAYDRFYEGRQAWGELVNNCRNLAIFFNAVLPEGDENSRHFFAKAISNFPFALKNHLRDMTDLSELDMVEVGERRNLSNFDHKPAGVANQLWVKTEMLYREGHISESQHINLNQYLTTLMDVCGVCERIKSTPIPFSYTLFIKLFIMLYVMMLPFTVITAFGYLTIPVVLLTSYILVGLELIGEEIEEPFGFERNDLPLNQLSQLIRVGVHDILQIYLPHVDKQAAKPGFTIVT, from the coding sequence ATGATTATTTACAAGAACAAAGGTTTATTTCCATCTATCTGGCACTTTCATACAGGCCCCACGGCTAAAGCGTTACTACGCCAGTTGATCGTCATCGCAGTCTATGTAACGTTGGTCACTATTGGCGAGATGACTTTCCTGGATATTCGTCTGAAAGACACGCCCGGTTCTTTTTTGAGTGCAATGGGTATTCTTCTGAGCCTGTTGCTCATTTTTAGGACAAACACCGCGTATGACCGGTTCTATGAAGGGCGTCAGGCCTGGGGTGAATTGGTGAACAACTGCCGTAATCTGGCTATTTTCTTCAATGCTGTTTTACCCGAAGGGGATGAAAACAGCCGCCACTTTTTTGCCAAGGCCATCTCGAATTTCCCATTTGCGCTGAAAAATCATTTGCGCGATATGACGGATCTCAGCGAACTGGACATGGTTGAGGTGGGTGAGCGACGTAACTTGAGTAATTTCGATCATAAACCAGCGGGTGTAGCCAATCAGCTTTGGGTGAAAACGGAGATGTTGTACCGCGAAGGTCACATCTCCGAGTCGCAGCACATCAATCTGAATCAATATTTAACGACACTCATGGACGTTTGTGGTGTCTGTGAACGCATTAAGAGTACGCCAATCCCGTTTTCCTATACGCTGTTTATCAAGCTGTTTATCATGCTTTATGTCATGATGCTGCCCTTCACGGTCATTACAGCCTTTGGCTATCTGACGATTCCGGTCGTTCTACTAACGTCGTATATCCTGGTGGGACTGGAATTAATTGGTGAGGAAATAGAAGAACCGTTTGGATTCGAGCGCAACGACTTACCCTTGAATCAGTTAAGTCAATTGATTCGTGTGGGCGTGCACGATATTTTGCAGATTTACCTACCTCACGTAGACAAACAGGCTGCCAAGCCAGGGTTCACAATCGTAACCTAG
- the dapF gene encoding diaminopimelate epimerase, translating to MDFFKYQGTGNDFILIDDRHKTFPATDQAFIEHLCHRRFGIGADGLILLQNDSDYDFRMVYFNADGAEGSMCGNGGRCIVRFAHDLGLFDRETRFIAVDGEHTAIVDEESISLKMSAVSGTEDRDGLTFLNTGSPHVVLFVDDLESLDVVAEGRAIRYSDSFQPGGTNVNYAQVLADDTVFVRTYERGVEDETYSCGTGVTAVALAAHQQLALTDPVAIKTIGGNLRVSFKQSGDGTFDTIYLIGPAKRVFAGSITV from the coding sequence ATGGACTTTTTCAAATACCAGGGTACCGGCAACGACTTTATCTTGATCGATGACCGACATAAAACGTTTCCCGCAACTGATCAGGCGTTTATCGAACACTTATGCCATCGCCGATTTGGCATTGGGGCCGATGGGTTGATTTTGCTGCAGAACGATTCGGACTATGACTTCCGGATGGTCTATTTCAACGCCGATGGAGCGGAAGGCAGCATGTGTGGCAACGGTGGGCGGTGTATTGTTCGGTTTGCCCACGATCTGGGCCTTTTTGATCGGGAAACGCGGTTCATAGCCGTAGATGGCGAACATACGGCTATTGTCGATGAAGAAAGTATTTCACTGAAAATGAGCGCCGTATCAGGAACCGAAGACCGAGATGGGCTGACCTTTCTGAACACCGGCTCCCCTCACGTTGTCTTATTCGTGGATGACCTGGAGTCGCTCGATGTCGTGGCTGAGGGTCGTGCCATTCGATACAGTGATTCCTTTCAGCCGGGCGGTACGAATGTCAATTATGCGCAGGTACTTGCCGACGATACCGTTTTTGTCAGAACCTATGAACGGGGTGTTGAGGACGAAACGTATTCCTGCGGCACGGGCGTAACGGCGGTTGCGTTAGCCGCCCACCAGCAACTGGCTTTAACTGATCCTGTTGCTATCAAAACTATTGGTGGCAATCTGCGCGTGTCCTTTAAGCAGTCGGGCGATGGTACATTCGATACTATTTATCTGATTGGCCCAGCCAAACGTGTTTTTGCGGGAAGTATAACTGTTTAG
- the rplS gene encoding 50S ribosomal protein L19: MSELIKLVEADNAQRRTELPQFRAGDTVNVHVKIREGNKERIQVFTGTVIQRRNPSTGGETFTVRKVSNGVGVERIFPLLSPNVDKVEIVRLGKVRRARLFYLRGRQGKAARVKERKAKVVAAA; encoded by the coding sequence ATGAGCGAGTTAATCAAATTAGTGGAGGCAGACAACGCGCAGCGTCGCACCGAGTTGCCCCAATTCCGGGCGGGTGATACGGTGAACGTACACGTTAAAATCCGCGAAGGAAATAAGGAACGTATTCAGGTGTTCACAGGAACGGTGATTCAACGCCGTAATCCAAGCACCGGTGGCGAGACTTTCACCGTCCGCAAAGTATCAAATGGAGTTGGCGTTGAACGCATTTTCCCGCTTCTGTCACCCAATGTCGACAAGGTCGAAATCGTCCGTCTGGGCAAAGTTCGCCGTGCGCGCCTGTTCTATCTTCGCGGTCGCCAAGGTAAGGCTGCTCGTGTTAAAGAGCGTAAAGCAAAAGTAGTTGCAGCAGCTTAA
- a CDS encoding bifunctional ADP-dependent NAD(P)H-hydrate dehydratase/NAD(P)H-hydrate epimerase, which yields MKILNVDQIRSLDQSTIQHEPIAPINLMERAALTFVDWFVDHFPSTTKTKIFCGLGNNGGDGLAIARLLLEREYPVDIFVVRYAPRESDDFMHNHRRLKLVTERVHYIESTTDIPAIRHHDVVIDAILGSGLSRPTEGIVSDTIKAINRAPATVISVDIASGLYTDQPNSPTDVIIEPDYTLSFQLPKLAFMLPKNEPYVGDWQLLDIRLHKRFIDLAPTPYYFTQPDEARLLLHKRKRFSNKGTFGHALLLVGSYGKIGAAVLAARACLRSGVGLLTVQVPQCGYTILQTSVPEAMCSPDRHQNVLTGTAPAGHPGNESIDPSDYSTIGIGPGIGKAPETLAMLKGLLPTLKKPIVVDADALNLLAENREALANLPKNSILTPHPKEFERLTKKWNDDYEKLTILRDFAKKYQVVVILKGAHSAVATPGGDIHFNSTGNPGLSTGGTGDVLTGILTALLAQGYDPVEAAVLGVFSHGLAGDRVAQQRGPIGMTASDVIDALRWE from the coding sequence ATGAAAATACTGAACGTTGATCAAATTCGTTCCCTTGACCAATCGACAATACAACACGAACCGATAGCGCCAATTAATTTAATGGAGCGGGCCGCACTCACCTTTGTCGACTGGTTCGTTGATCACTTTCCCAGTACAACCAAAACAAAAATTTTCTGTGGATTAGGTAATAACGGGGGCGACGGTTTGGCCATTGCCCGCTTGTTGCTGGAACGTGAATACCCCGTCGACATCTTCGTTGTGCGCTATGCCCCCCGCGAGTCGGATGATTTTATGCACAACCATCGGCGGCTTAAACTCGTTACCGAGAGGGTTCATTACATTGAGTCAACGACCGATATACCGGCCATTCGTCACCATGATGTTGTTATTGACGCTATACTTGGTTCAGGCCTGTCGCGCCCAACCGAGGGCATTGTCAGTGATACGATCAAAGCGATTAATCGCGCCCCAGCAACGGTTATTTCGGTCGACATTGCCAGCGGACTCTATACCGATCAGCCGAATAGCCCGACCGATGTCATTATCGAACCCGATTATACGCTTTCGTTTCAGCTACCCAAACTGGCCTTTATGCTGCCCAAAAACGAACCCTACGTGGGTGATTGGCAATTACTGGACATTCGGCTGCATAAACGATTCATTGACCTGGCCCCAACGCCTTATTATTTTACCCAACCCGATGAAGCTCGTCTGTTGCTCCATAAACGAAAGCGATTTTCGAACAAGGGCACGTTTGGTCATGCCTTGTTACTGGTGGGTAGTTATGGAAAAATTGGCGCAGCCGTTTTAGCCGCCCGTGCCTGCTTGCGGTCGGGAGTTGGGTTGTTGACAGTACAGGTGCCCCAGTGCGGCTATACCATTTTACAAACCAGTGTTCCGGAAGCGATGTGCAGCCCAGACCGGCACCAGAACGTACTTACAGGAACGGCTCCGGCGGGTCATCCGGGCAATGAAAGCATCGATCCATCGGACTATTCGACGATTGGCATTGGTCCGGGAATCGGTAAAGCTCCCGAAACACTGGCCATGCTGAAAGGGTTATTACCAACCTTAAAAAAGCCGATTGTTGTTGATGCCGATGCCTTGAATTTACTGGCTGAAAATCGTGAAGCATTGGCAAATCTTCCCAAAAACAGTATCCTTACTCCTCATCCCAAGGAATTTGAACGGCTTACAAAAAAATGGAATGATGATTACGAGAAGTTGACTATCCTGCGTGATTTTGCCAAAAAATACCAGGTGGTCGTTATTTTAAAAGGCGCTCATTCTGCCGTTGCGACACCCGGTGGGGACATCCATTTCAATTCGACGGGAAATCCGGGGTTAAGTACCGGCGGCACCGGCGATGTGCTGACGGGTATTTTAACGGCTCTGCTTGCTCAAGGCTATGATCCGGTCGAAGCGGCTGTGCTTGGCGTTTTTTCTCATGGCCTGGCCGGTGATCGTGTAGCCCAGCAACGTGGGCCTATCGGCATGACAGCTTCTGATGTAATTGATGCGTTACGGTGGGAATAA
- the feoB gene encoding ferrous iron transport protein B: MKSSSIIALVGNPNAGKSSLFNQLTGLRQKTGNFPGVTMDKKSGVWPLDAQTSSIVIDLPGVYSIYPKSLDEQIVTDILANPSHPDYPDVAVVVVDAANLHRNLLLFTQVVDLGVPTVLALNMLDVAEQQSKAVNAVRLAMRLGVPVVRINARTGGGIDLLKKAVQEQIQTPTLPGKLFFDPADEATDLIADTRTQYQLENNYLALQYIIQHDGFSFLSRTQQVGLDAIIDKHQFNESTFQANETITRYKRIAAIVTEVVTDKRPINQPTWSQKLDRILLHPVWGYAIFGFVLLLIFQAIFAWAQPFMDAIDTGVAWLNGQLKESLPPGPLTDLLTDGVLAGIGGILVFIPQIAFLFLLIALLEESGYMSRVMVIMDRIMRKFGLNGRSVVPLISGVACAVPAIMATRSIGTRRDRLITILVTPLMSCSARLPIYTILIALVVPSQRVLGVFNLQGLALMSLYLLGLVSALLAAYVLKLFLKTKERGYFIMELPTFKLPRWNHVGLTVWESVRSFVWEAGRVILAISIVLWVLASYGPGNSMEQAEADVRQQNPTVAADVLQNRIASERLEASYAGNFGHFIEPVIRPLGYDWKIGIALLSSFAAREVFVGTMSTIYSIGDGADDAGVTIRERLRQERNPETGEVMYTPALAWSLLVFYVFAMMCMSTLAATQRETKSWKWPAIQLTYMMVLAYVSALATYQFLK, encoded by the coding sequence TTGAAATCGTCTTCTATAATTGCCCTTGTTGGCAACCCAAACGCCGGTAAATCGTCTTTATTCAATCAACTGACCGGCTTGCGTCAGAAGACGGGTAATTTTCCCGGTGTCACGATGGATAAAAAATCCGGCGTGTGGCCCCTGGATGCACAGACCTCATCTATTGTTATCGATCTTCCAGGTGTCTATTCCATTTACCCAAAGTCGTTGGACGAGCAAATCGTTACTGACATTTTGGCTAACCCCAGTCACCCCGATTACCCCGATGTGGCTGTTGTTGTCGTTGATGCCGCCAATCTTCACCGGAATCTGCTCCTGTTTACACAAGTCGTTGATTTGGGCGTGCCGACCGTTCTGGCTCTGAATATGCTTGATGTAGCCGAGCAGCAGTCCAAAGCCGTCAATGCCGTGCGGTTGGCGATGCGGCTGGGCGTACCCGTCGTACGGATCAACGCCCGGACTGGTGGAGGAATCGATTTGCTCAAAAAGGCCGTTCAGGAACAAATCCAGACGCCAACCCTGCCGGGTAAACTTTTCTTCGATCCGGCCGATGAAGCTACAGACTTAATCGCAGATACCAGAACTCAGTACCAGCTCGAAAATAACTACCTCGCGCTACAGTACATTATTCAACATGATGGGTTTTCGTTTCTCAGTCGTACACAACAGGTTGGCTTAGATGCCATTATTGATAAGCATCAGTTCAACGAGTCAACGTTCCAGGCGAACGAGACCATCACACGCTATAAACGTATAGCAGCAATCGTAACGGAAGTCGTTACCGACAAGCGTCCTATTAACCAGCCGACCTGGAGCCAGAAACTGGATCGGATTTTATTGCATCCCGTTTGGGGATACGCCATTTTCGGCTTTGTGCTGCTGTTAATTTTTCAGGCCATTTTTGCCTGGGCACAGCCGTTCATGGATGCAATCGATACGGGTGTTGCCTGGCTCAATGGGCAACTAAAAGAAAGCCTGCCACCGGGTCCACTTACTGATCTGCTTACGGATGGCGTACTGGCGGGTATTGGCGGTATACTCGTTTTTATTCCGCAGATCGCCTTTCTGTTTCTGCTGATTGCGCTATTAGAGGAGTCGGGTTACATGTCGCGGGTGATGGTGATCATGGACCGGATCATGCGTAAGTTCGGGTTAAATGGTCGGAGTGTCGTGCCGCTTATTTCCGGGGTAGCCTGTGCCGTTCCCGCCATTATGGCGACGCGTAGTATCGGTACCCGGCGGGATAGGTTGATTACCATTCTGGTAACGCCGTTGATGAGTTGCTCGGCCCGACTGCCCATTTATACGATTCTGATTGCCTTGGTAGTGCCTAGTCAGCGTGTTCTGGGTGTTTTCAACCTTCAGGGATTGGCGCTGATGAGCCTGTACTTGCTTGGGCTGGTCAGCGCTTTGCTGGCTGCTTACGTCCTGAAGCTCTTTCTTAAAACAAAAGAACGCGGGTATTTTATCATGGAATTGCCCACGTTTAAACTGCCTCGCTGGAACCATGTCGGGTTAACGGTTTGGGAAAGTGTGCGGTCGTTTGTGTGGGAAGCCGGGCGAGTTATTCTGGCGATATCTATCGTACTGTGGGTGCTGGCTAGTTATGGTCCCGGTAATTCGATGGAGCAGGCGGAGGCTGATGTCCGTCAACAAAATCCCACAGTTGCCGCGGATGTGTTGCAGAATCGCATTGCATCCGAACGACTCGAAGCGTCTTACGCTGGTAATTTCGGCCATTTTATCGAACCCGTTATTCGGCCACTGGGCTATGACTGGAAAATCGGTATCGCCCTGTTAAGCTCGTTTGCCGCCCGCGAAGTGTTCGTTGGGACAATGTCCACGATATACAGTATTGGTGATGGCGCCGATGATGCTGGCGTCACGATTCGGGAGCGGCTTCGGCAGGAGCGGAATCCCGAAACGGGGGAGGTTATGTATACACCAGCCCTGGCCTGGTCGCTGTTGGTTTTCTATGTTTTTGCTATGATGTGCATGAGTACACTAGCCGCTACCCAACGCGAAACAAAGAGCTGGAAATGGCCAGCCATACAATTAACCTATATGATGGTACTCGCCTATGTTTCTGCCCTGGCTACCTATCAGTTTCTAAAGTAG
- a CDS encoding FeoA family protein, whose translation MSNRSVADLKIGERAIIESFNNQLMSLKLLEMGCLPGAEICLHSKAPLGDPICLNVAGYCLAMRKSEAATILIQNKE comes from the coding sequence ATGAGTAACCGTAGCGTAGCTGACCTGAAAATAGGAGAACGAGCCATTATTGAGTCGTTCAATAATCAGTTAATGTCGCTTAAGTTGCTCGAAATGGGCTGTTTGCCCGGTGCTGAAATATGCTTGCATAGCAAAGCGCCCCTGGGTGATCCAATATGCCTGAACGTAGCCGGTTATTGCCTGGCGATGCGTAAGTCCGAAGCCGCTACGATTCTGATTCAGAATAAAGAATAA
- a CDS encoding sulfite exporter TauE/SafE family protein: protein MDYSTVLILCSFSFLAGFVDAIIGGGGLIQTPAMLFTLPQYPVPTLIGTTKIPSMFGSLMGAFQYSRRVAVVGRFIGPMMAIAFGASWLGSWTLSQVPNSFMKPLALTILVVVFIYTLTKKDFGQVAHRIVTARQQQTRMWSMGAAIGFYDGFFGPGTGSFLVLGFIALIGFDFLKASAHAKLVNASTNLASTLYFVSEGKILYALAFPMAIANLTGAFLGARLAILKGNRFIRVFFLALIAATIVRFAWDLLR from the coding sequence ATGGATTATTCGACCGTTCTGATTCTTTGTAGTTTTTCGTTTCTCGCTGGTTTTGTCGACGCGATCATTGGTGGGGGAGGGCTGATCCAAACGCCCGCTATGTTATTCACCCTACCGCAATATCCGGTGCCAACCCTGATCGGGACGACCAAAATTCCGTCTATGTTTGGCAGTCTGATGGGCGCTTTTCAATACAGCCGTCGTGTTGCTGTCGTTGGGCGATTCATTGGTCCCATGATGGCCATTGCCTTTGGGGCGTCTTGGCTCGGCTCATGGACGCTCTCGCAGGTGCCCAATAGCTTCATGAAGCCGCTTGCACTTACTATCTTGGTTGTAGTATTTATTTATACGCTCACTAAAAAAGACTTTGGGCAGGTCGCTCACCGAATCGTGACGGCCCGGCAGCAGCAGACACGCATGTGGAGTATGGGAGCGGCTATTGGCTTTTACGATGGGTTTTTCGGACCGGGAACGGGCAGTTTTCTGGTGCTGGGATTTATTGCCCTGATCGGTTTCGATTTTTTGAAGGCGAGCGCCCACGCTAAATTGGTTAACGCATCCACGAATCTAGCCAGCACCTTATATTTTGTGAGTGAAGGTAAAATCCTGTATGCCCTGGCTTTTCCTATGGCGATTGCCAACCTGACTGGCGCTTTTTTAGGCGCACGACTGGCTATTCTGAAAGGTAATCGTTTTATCCGCGTATTTTTTCTGGCGCTGATTGCGGCAACAATTGTCCGGTTTGCGTGGGATTTGCTACGATAG
- a CDS encoding heme exporter protein CcmB, with protein MAESVRQMSALMRKEFLLEWRQRYALNGMLLYIVGAVFVCYLSFNAKRGQLTPIVWNTLFWIILLFTAINAIAKSFVQERAGRQLYYYTLASPQQIILSKILYNTVLMLILSFLGFGVYAFVMGNPVNDVPLYLLTLLLGAIGFASSLTLVSGIASKAENPATLMAVLSFPIILPLLLMLLKVSKNALDGLDRSVSWSEIATVLAIDAIVVTLSWLLFPFLWRS; from the coding sequence ATGGCAGAATCAGTACGGCAAATGAGTGCGTTGATGCGGAAGGAATTTCTGCTGGAGTGGCGACAACGCTACGCGCTCAACGGAATGCTGCTGTACATTGTGGGAGCGGTGTTTGTGTGCTACCTGAGCTTCAACGCCAAACGCGGTCAACTAACTCCTATTGTCTGGAATACACTGTTCTGGATTATCCTGCTGTTTACAGCCATCAATGCCATTGCCAAGAGTTTTGTGCAGGAGCGAGCGGGGCGTCAGCTCTATTATTATACGCTGGCCAGTCCGCAACAGATCATCCTGTCAAAAATTCTGTATAATACGGTTCTCATGCTCATACTGTCCTTTTTAGGCTTTGGAGTTTATGCCTTTGTAATGGGTAATCCGGTGAACGATGTACCGCTTTACCTGCTTACACTGTTGCTGGGCGCTATCGGTTTTGCGTCATCGCTAACCCTGGTGTCGGGTATTGCCAGCAAAGCCGAAAATCCGGCAACGCTGATGGCCGTTCTGAGTTTTCCGATCATTCTGCCACTGCTGCTCATGCTGTTAAAAGTCTCGAAGAATGCGCTGGATGGTCTTGATCGAAGCGTCAGCTGGAGTGAAATTGCAACCGTATTGGCTATCGACGCCATTGTGGTAACACTTTCGTGGTTGTTGTTTCCGTTTTTATGGCGGAGTTAA
- the ccsA gene encoding cytochrome c biogenesis protein CcsA, with protein sequence MRKNWWKALAVLILTYVILQGLLGVVPRQPILNESIRNVYFHVPLWFSMIALLLTSAIYSIRYLRSGRLDDDLVAVEFANSAILFGLLGCLTGSIWANFTWGEPWPNDPKLNSVAVGMLMYLAYLILRGSFDDEQRRARISAVYNIFAFAVFVPLIFIVPRLTDSLHPGNGGNPAFGKYDMDNRIRMVFYPAIIGFILLGVWITELRVRFRRLKAALDD encoded by the coding sequence ATGAGAAAAAACTGGTGGAAGGCCCTGGCGGTCTTGATTTTAACGTATGTGATTTTACAGGGATTGCTGGGCGTTGTGCCGCGCCAGCCAATTCTGAACGAGAGCATTCGGAACGTCTATTTTCACGTACCGCTTTGGTTCAGTATGATCGCTCTGCTGCTGACGTCGGCCATTTATTCGATTCGATACCTGCGAAGCGGTCGTCTGGACGACGATCTGGTAGCGGTTGAGTTTGCCAATTCCGCTATTTTATTTGGCTTACTGGGTTGCCTGACGGGTTCGATCTGGGCCAACTTCACCTGGGGCGAACCCTGGCCAAATGACCCGAAACTAAATAGTGTGGCGGTGGGAATGCTCATGTATCTGGCTTACCTGATTCTACGCGGCTCCTTTGACGACGAGCAGCGTCGGGCTCGCATCTCGGCGGTGTACAATATTTTTGCTTTTGCCGTATTTGTTCCCCTGATCTTCATCGTTCCACGCCTAACAGATTCGCTGCATCCTGGTAATGGCGGTAACCCGGCCTTTGGCAAGTATGATATGGACAACCGAATTCGGATGGTATTTTACCCGGCCATTATCGGCTTCATCCTGCTGGGCGTCTGGATTACGGAACTGCGCGTTCGGTTCCGACGGCTGAAAGCCGCTTTAGATGATTAA
- a CDS encoding CcmD family protein: MRLPFRLICLLATLLLLSQNLMAQQPVADGIEMADRLRADGKIWVVVAVIAAVFTGIIIYLIRLDQQLGKLEKEVKENKKQFSL, encoded by the coding sequence ATGCGACTGCCTTTTCGCTTAATCTGTCTCCTGGCAACATTACTTCTCCTTAGCCAAAACTTGATGGCCCAACAGCCGGTAGCGGATGGTATTGAAATGGCCGACCGGCTGCGCGCCGACGGTAAAATATGGGTAGTGGTTGCCGTCATCGCGGCCGTTTTTACCGGCATTATCATCTACCTTATTCGGCTCGACCAGCAGCTTGGAAAGTTGGAGAAAGAGGTGAAGGAAAATAAGAAGCAATTTAGTTTGTAG
- a CDS encoding cytochrome c maturation protein CcmE domain-containing protein → MKLSHIFGIVVIALAIGIIVATAGDASSYVTFKQATELAQDGNDKMIHVVGKVQKDAQGRITDMLYNPAIDPNHFEFTLVDNDNQAKKVIFNSPKPQDFDRSEQIVIIGAMQGDHFQCNKILLKCPSKYQDGKLETTEHEAKTAQL, encoded by the coding sequence ATGAAGCTTTCTCACATTTTTGGTATCGTCGTCATCGCTTTAGCCATCGGTATTATCGTGGCAACAGCGGGTGATGCCAGTTCTTACGTTACGTTCAAGCAAGCTACGGAGCTTGCTCAGGATGGCAACGATAAAATGATCCACGTAGTCGGTAAGGTTCAGAAAGATGCACAGGGCCGTATTACAGATATGTTGTATAACCCCGCCATCGACCCAAATCACTTCGAATTTACGCTGGTCGATAATGATAACCAGGCAAAAAAAGTGATCTTCAACAGTCCGAAACCACAGGATTTTGACCGGTCAGAGCAAATCGTGATCATTGGCGCCATGCAGGGTGACCATTTCCAGTGCAACAAAATTCTGTTAAAGTGCCCCTCTAAGTACCAGGATGGTAAACTGGAAACGACGGAACACGAAGCAAAAACGGCACAACTATGA